One window from the genome of Microbulbifer sp. ALW1 encodes:
- the hflD gene encoding high frequency lysogenization protein HflD: MSNWREQALALAGVFQAAILVERLAKTGTAPAEQLETEVYSLFQQNPETTDDVFGGVEKVLPGLRAARQLLATRTHPEYTDCLRYVLSILYLQRQLTKKPDLLSIIGSRLEKAQTQTDHFGIGHENVYANLASIYSDTLSTFRFRIQVLGDFNFLQQQRIANQIRTMLFAGVRAAMLWRQLGGRRLHLLFQRKKLISAMDALIAKYESLEH; this comes from the coding sequence TTGAGTAACTGGCGAGAACAGGCACTGGCACTGGCGGGCGTTTTCCAGGCGGCAATTCTCGTTGAGCGCCTGGCGAAAACAGGTACCGCGCCGGCGGAGCAATTGGAAACTGAGGTCTACAGCCTTTTCCAACAAAACCCGGAAACTACCGACGATGTGTTCGGTGGGGTCGAAAAAGTCTTGCCCGGATTGCGCGCAGCCCGCCAATTGCTGGCTACCCGTACCCACCCGGAGTACACCGACTGCCTGCGCTATGTACTGTCCATCCTTTATTTGCAGCGTCAGCTGACGAAGAAACCGGACCTGCTGTCCATTATCGGCAGCAGGCTGGAAAAGGCACAGACGCAAACGGACCACTTTGGCATTGGCCACGAAAACGTTTACGCCAATCTCGCCAGTATTTACAGCGACACCCTGAGTACCTTCCGCTTCCGCATCCAGGTGCTGGGAGATTTCAATTTCCTGCAGCAACAGCGCATCGCCAACCAGATTCGCACCATGCTATTCGCGGGAGTGCGCGCCGCCATGTTGTGGCGGCAGCTGGGTGGCCGCCGCCTGCATTTGCTGTTTCAACGCAAGAAACTGATATCCGCGATGGACGCCTTGATCGCGAAATACGAATCACTGGAACACTGA
- the mnmA gene encoding tRNA 2-thiouridine(34) synthase MnmA, with product MQQTSSDSSIHASDDVKRVIVGMSGGVDSSVAALLLMQQGYQVEGLFMKNWDEDDGTEYCTARQDLADAESVCARLGIKLHTANFAAEYWDNVFEYFLAEYKAGRTPNPDILCNREIKFKVFLQYAEMLGADAIATGHYARRRDEDGRTYLLKGLDGNKDQSYFLHAVGEAEFARSLFPLGELEKPEVRRIAEENGFITSTKKDSTGICFIGERRFKDFLEQYLPAQPGEMQTPEGEVMGQHSGLMYHTIGQRQGLGIGGVKGAGDQPWYVVGKDLERNVLLVAQGKHHPLLYSTGLTATQAHWINGTPPAQSFRATAKTRYRQEDQDCQITVGEHGQLTIAFDQPQRAVTPGQSVVIYQGDVCLGGAVIDQATGIGEAGLDAQGKKLAAGSNP from the coding sequence GTGCAGCAAACCTCTAGCGACTCCAGCATTCACGCCTCGGACGACGTCAAGCGTGTCATCGTAGGCATGTCGGGTGGCGTAGACTCCTCGGTGGCCGCCCTACTCCTGATGCAGCAGGGGTATCAGGTGGAAGGCCTGTTCATGAAGAACTGGGATGAGGATGACGGCACTGAATATTGCACCGCACGGCAGGACCTGGCCGATGCGGAGTCCGTGTGCGCCCGCCTGGGTATCAAGTTGCACACGGCCAACTTCGCTGCCGAGTATTGGGACAACGTATTCGAGTACTTTCTCGCAGAGTACAAGGCGGGCCGTACGCCCAACCCGGATATCCTGTGTAACCGTGAAATCAAATTCAAAGTGTTTCTGCAGTACGCGGAAATGCTTGGCGCTGACGCCATTGCCACGGGTCACTATGCCCGCCGCCGGGATGAAGACGGCCGCACCTACCTGCTGAAAGGACTCGACGGCAACAAAGACCAGAGCTACTTCCTGCACGCGGTGGGTGAAGCGGAATTTGCCCGCTCGCTGTTCCCACTGGGCGAGCTGGAGAAGCCCGAGGTTCGGCGCATAGCCGAAGAAAATGGCTTCATTACCTCCACTAAAAAAGACAGCACCGGTATCTGCTTTATTGGTGAGCGGCGCTTCAAGGACTTCCTGGAGCAGTACCTCCCCGCACAGCCCGGTGAAATGCAGACGCCGGAAGGCGAAGTGATGGGTCAGCACAGCGGTCTTATGTACCACACCATTGGCCAACGCCAGGGGTTGGGTATCGGCGGCGTCAAAGGCGCTGGCGACCAGCCCTGGTATGTGGTCGGTAAAGACCTGGAGCGCAATGTGCTGCTGGTTGCCCAGGGCAAGCACCACCCCCTGCTCTACTCCACCGGGCTCACCGCTACCCAGGCGCACTGGATCAATGGCACTCCGCCGGCACAGTCATTCCGGGCTACGGCGAAGACCCGCTATCGTCAGGAAGATCAGGATTGCCAGATTACCGTGGGTGAGCATGGTCAACTGACCATTGCATTCGACCAGCCCCAGCGGGCTGTGACCCCCGGTCAATCGGTCGTGATTTATCAGGGGGATGTTTGCCTGGGTGGCGCGGTCATAGATCAGGCAACCGGGATAGGCGAAGCCGGTCTCGACGCACAGGGAAAAAAATTGGCAGCAGGGAGCAACCCTTGA
- a CDS encoding rRNA large subunit pseudouridine synthase E, which translates to MSHLILFNKPYGVLCQFTDSEGRPTLADYIKVPGVYAAGRLDFDSEGLLLLTDDGQLQHQIAHPRNKLPKVYWAQVEGEVTAEALWQLQKGVSLKDGVTAPAEARLIAEPDLWPRQPPIRERKSIPTSWIELTIREGRNRQVRRMTAAVGFPTLRLVRRKIGDWDLGELGPGETRTLEVESPRATSIERPAKRPASRGKPRGGSAKKPRSRTGESSSARNPGDRTASGANGANGKTPGKRRPPARRRPR; encoded by the coding sequence ATGAGTCACCTGATCCTTTTCAATAAGCCCTATGGGGTACTCTGCCAATTTACCGACTCCGAAGGCCGCCCCACGCTGGCGGACTATATAAAGGTCCCCGGGGTCTATGCGGCCGGCCGACTGGACTTTGATTCAGAAGGCCTGCTGTTACTGACCGACGATGGCCAGCTACAGCACCAGATTGCGCACCCCCGCAACAAGTTGCCGAAGGTGTACTGGGCCCAGGTCGAAGGCGAGGTAACGGCGGAAGCCTTGTGGCAGCTGCAGAAAGGGGTTTCCCTTAAAGATGGCGTGACCGCACCCGCCGAGGCCCGCCTCATCGCCGAGCCGGATTTGTGGCCCCGCCAGCCGCCGATCCGCGAGCGGAAGTCGATTCCTACTTCGTGGATCGAACTCACCATCCGCGAGGGCCGCAACCGTCAGGTTCGCAGGATGACGGCGGCTGTCGGCTTCCCTACATTGCGACTGGTTCGCCGGAAAATTGGTGATTGGGACCTGGGCGAGCTGGGCCCTGGAGAAACGCGCACCCTGGAGGTAGAGTCCCCCCGGGCAACCTCTATAGAGAGACCCGCGAAGAGACCCGCTAGTCGCGGGAAGCCCCGCGGCGGGAGTGCAAAAAAGCCACGCTCCAGAACAGGCGAAAGCTCCAGTGCCAGAAATCCCGGCGACAGAACCGCCAGTGGAGCCAATGGCGCGAATGGAAAGACACCCGGGAAACGGCGCCCTCCGGCGCGACGCCGGCCACGCTAG
- the icd gene encoding NADP-dependent isocitrate dehydrogenase, translated as MGHIQVPANGQKVTVNADGSLNVPNSPIIPFIEGDGIGVDITPVMRKVIDAAVSKAYSGEKAIEWMEIYCGEKAAETYSGDWFPAETLEAIKEYVVSIKGPLTTPVGGGFRSLNVALRQELDLYVCQRPVRWFSGVPSPVKEPNKVDMVIFRENSEDIYAGIEWKAGTDEANKVVKFLQEEMGVKKIRFPQNVGIGVKPVSEEGTKRLVRKALQYTIDQDRDSLTLVHKGNIMKFTEGAFADWGYEIAREEFGAQPIDGGPWCSFKNPNTGKEIVVKDVIADAMLQQILLRPAEYDVIATLNLNGDYLSDALAAQVGGIGIAPGANLSDEVALFEATHGTAPKYAGQDKVNPGSLILSAEMMLRHLGWNEAAELVVKGVEGAIEAKTVTYDFERLMDGAELKSCSEFGEEVIKHMA; from the coding sequence ATGGGTCATATCCAAGTGCCGGCCAACGGCCAAAAAGTCACAGTCAATGCAGACGGTTCTCTGAACGTACCAAACAGCCCGATCATTCCGTTCATCGAAGGTGACGGTATCGGTGTGGATATCACCCCGGTAATGCGCAAAGTGATCGACGCTGCGGTCAGCAAGGCGTATAGCGGCGAGAAAGCCATCGAGTGGATGGAAATCTACTGTGGCGAAAAAGCGGCTGAAACCTACAGCGGCGACTGGTTCCCGGCTGAAACCCTGGAAGCTATCAAAGAATACGTTGTCAGCATCAAAGGCCCTCTGACCACTCCAGTAGGCGGCGGCTTCCGCTCCCTGAACGTTGCCCTGCGCCAGGAGCTGGATCTGTACGTATGTCAGCGCCCAGTGCGCTGGTTCAGCGGTGTACCTTCTCCGGTTAAAGAGCCGAACAAGGTAGACATGGTGATCTTCCGTGAAAACTCCGAAGACATCTACGCCGGTATCGAGTGGAAAGCCGGTACTGACGAAGCCAACAAGGTTGTTAAGTTCCTGCAGGAAGAAATGGGTGTTAAGAAGATCCGCTTCCCGCAGAACGTAGGTATCGGTGTTAAGCCGGTTTCCGAAGAGGGCACCAAGCGCCTGGTGCGTAAAGCCCTGCAGTACACCATCGATCAGGACCGCGACTCCCTGACCCTGGTGCACAAAGGCAACATCATGAAGTTCACCGAAGGTGCCTTCGCCGACTGGGGCTACGAAATTGCCCGCGAAGAGTTCGGCGCTCAGCCGATCGACGGCGGCCCCTGGTGCAGCTTCAAAAACCCGAACACCGGCAAGGAAATCGTGGTTAAGGACGTGATCGCCGACGCCATGCTGCAGCAGATCCTGCTGCGTCCGGCCGAATACGACGTAATCGCCACTCTGAACCTGAACGGCGACTACCTGTCTGACGCCCTGGCTGCCCAGGTAGGCGGTATCGGTATCGCACCGGGTGCCAACCTGTCTGACGAAGTGGCTCTGTTCGAAGCTACCCACGGTACTGCACCGAAGTACGCTGGCCAGGACAAAGTGAACCCGGGTTCCCTGATCCTGTCCGCAGAAATGATGCTGCGTCACCTGGGCTGGAACGAAGCCGCTGAGCTGGTTGTTAAAGGTGTGGAAGGTGCGATCGAAGCCAAGACCGTTACCTATGACTTCGAGCGTCTGATGGATGGTGCAGAACTGAAGTCCTGCTCCGAGTTCGGTGAGGAAGTTATCAAGCACATGGCTTGA
- the cspD gene encoding cold shock domain-containing protein CspD, giving the protein MPTGTVKWFNNAKGYGFILADEGGEDLFAHYSAIQMEGYRTLKAGQQVQFDIIQGDKGYHAANISLPTTEAPRASSPAPQAQSMREKETEDALG; this is encoded by the coding sequence ATGCCTACCGGTACCGTTAAGTGGTTCAATAATGCCAAGGGATATGGATTTATTCTGGCTGATGAGGGTGGAGAGGATCTGTTCGCACATTATTCGGCAATTCAAATGGAAGGGTATCGCACCCTGAAAGCCGGCCAACAGGTTCAGTTCGATATTATTCAGGGTGATAAAGGCTACCACGCTGCCAACATCAGTCTGCCGACGACGGAAGCCCCGCGGGCCTCCAGTCCTGCGCCACAGGCTCAGTCCATGCGAGAAAAAGAAACCGAAGACGCCCTCGGCTAA
- the clpS gene encoding ATP-dependent Clp protease adapter ClpS encodes MGKSQIIKLHSNEGEGGDDHYFHGAEGGTALAEAKPRLKRPPMYKVVMLNDDYTPMEFVVEALELFFYVNRERATQLMLQVHTKGKAICGVYTRDIAETKAAQVNQFARDHEHPLLCEIEADEQDEHGEEG; translated from the coding sequence ATGGGAAAATCACAAATCATTAAACTACACTCGAACGAAGGCGAGGGTGGTGACGATCACTACTTTCACGGTGCGGAGGGCGGCACCGCACTGGCCGAGGCCAAGCCTCGACTCAAGCGACCGCCAATGTACAAAGTGGTCATGCTCAATGACGACTACACGCCCATGGAGTTTGTGGTTGAGGCGCTGGAGCTTTTCTTTTATGTGAATCGTGAGCGCGCCACGCAGCTGATGTTACAGGTGCACACTAAGGGAAAAGCCATCTGTGGTGTCTATACTCGAGATATAGCGGAAACAAAGGCCGCACAGGTAAATCAGTTCGCAAGAGATCACGAGCATCCGCTGCTGTGTGAGATCGAGGCGGACGAACAGGATGAACACGGCGAAGAGGGGTAA